One genomic region from Alteromonas pelagimontana encodes:
- a CDS encoding methyl-accepting chemotaxis protein — protein sequence MFFSAFSIKQKLIIALIVAVLASTILVGTISQWIARDLLHNSVQDAQLPNMVKQVANRVDKEVSVMKTVAQSIATNPDINAWSAAGAEQAGEARLVNYLEDLVNFNNLTVASYVDRFTYKYWNQEGFLRTLQNDNADGWFFAYKESGEPISLSLYNEKGQGYRLFANYQQVNGRGMSGVAKSVDELVDILNRVKIAATGLVFMVDGNGTVIAHSKTELLGSANIGNIAGSDAAAMLLNKNDFNLATATVNGEEMLFASTFVKSAGWYVVAQVPEAELYDELDKATTQMVLWALLIAVVFATIGVWLAGSITRPIERLADVFQNLGRGEGDLTLRINVPEQKEMGRLVEGFNNFIASLHSTISAVAATSNRLRESASNVADKSRVTEEISKVQRDHTMQVAAALTEMGTTVNEIARSAMAAASHANESSTTSDQGRTLTKDAVQLIKKLANQVTNVANVIRALDEHTSAIGSILDTIRSISEQTNLLALNAAIEAARAGEHGRGFSVVADEVRALAQRAASATDEIQQKIDKFQLDSRQAVAEMQTSQAQTEAVVTATNEIDKVLQSIIAGINEINDINTQVATATEEQTVVVENINVNINDISTSSNDNLETASQLVRVSEQLDNLASELASQVSRFKL from the coding sequence ATGTTCTTTAGCGCATTCAGCATCAAGCAAAAACTTATTATTGCTCTCATCGTGGCCGTGTTGGCCTCAACTATTCTGGTGGGAACGATTAGCCAATGGATTGCCAGGGACCTACTCCATAACAGCGTGCAAGATGCACAACTGCCAAATATGGTAAAGCAGGTGGCCAATCGCGTAGACAAAGAAGTCAGCGTGATGAAAACTGTGGCCCAAAGTATTGCCACTAATCCTGACATCAACGCCTGGTCAGCGGCGGGTGCAGAACAAGCGGGCGAAGCCAGATTAGTAAACTATCTGGAAGATTTGGTAAATTTTAATAATTTGACAGTGGCATCATATGTTGACCGCTTCACCTACAAATACTGGAATCAGGAAGGATTTCTAAGAACACTCCAGAATGATAACGCGGATGGCTGGTTTTTCGCTTACAAAGAGAGTGGCGAACCCATTTCGCTAAGCTTATATAACGAAAAGGGTCAGGGTTATCGGTTATTCGCCAATTACCAGCAGGTAAACGGCAGAGGCATGTCCGGAGTGGCGAAGTCGGTAGACGAACTTGTCGATATTCTTAACCGGGTAAAGATTGCTGCGACCGGATTGGTGTTTATGGTGGACGGCAACGGTACAGTTATCGCCCATTCAAAAACGGAGCTGTTGGGCAGCGCAAACATTGGCAATATTGCAGGTTCTGATGCCGCAGCAATGTTGCTGAACAAAAATGACTTCAATTTGGCAACGGCAACAGTGAATGGCGAGGAAATGCTTTTCGCCAGTACCTTTGTTAAAAGTGCGGGCTGGTACGTCGTTGCGCAGGTGCCGGAAGCGGAACTCTATGACGAGCTGGATAAAGCCACGACGCAGATGGTGTTATGGGCGCTACTGATTGCTGTGGTGTTTGCGACTATTGGTGTTTGGTTAGCTGGCAGTATTACTCGGCCCATTGAGCGGCTCGCGGATGTTTTTCAAAATCTTGGTCGCGGTGAGGGCGATCTTACTTTGCGTATTAATGTGCCGGAACAAAAGGAAATGGGTCGTCTGGTAGAAGGGTTTAACAATTTTATTGCCAGCTTACACAGCACCATTTCCGCTGTTGCGGCAACCAGTAATCGGCTAAGAGAATCAGCATCAAATGTGGCCGACAAATCCCGCGTAACTGAGGAAATTAGTAAGGTACAACGTGATCATACTATGCAAGTTGCAGCAGCGCTGACCGAGATGGGCACTACGGTAAATGAAATTGCGCGCTCAGCCATGGCAGCCGCCAGCCACGCAAATGAATCTAGCACCACCTCCGACCAGGGACGTACGTTAACAAAAGACGCAGTTCAATTGATCAAAAAGTTGGCTAATCAAGTGACTAACGTTGCCAATGTTATTCGCGCGTTGGATGAGCATACTTCAGCCATAGGTAGTATTTTAGACACCATTCGCAGCATTTCTGAACAAACTAACTTACTGGCACTGAATGCGGCCATTGAAGCGGCCAGAGCGGGAGAACATGGCCGCGGTTTTTCGGTGGTGGCTGACGAAGTGAGAGCTCTTGCCCAGCGTGCAGCCAGTGCGACGGACGAAATTCAGCAAAAAATTGATAAGTTTCAACTTGATTCGCGACAAGCCGTTGCTGAGATGCAAACAAGCCAAGCTCAGACAGAAGCCGTGGTTACCGCTACCAATGAAATTGATAAGGTGCTCCAATCAATCATTGCTGGTATCAATGAAATTAATGACATCAACACCCAAGTTGCCACAGCCACGGAAGAACAAACCGTTGTAGTAGAAAATATCAACGTTAACATCAATGATATCAGTACCAGCAGTAATGATAATTTAGAAACCGCATCACAGTTGGTGAGAGTAAGTGAACAATTGGATAATCTGGCTTCTGAGCTTGCCAGTCAGGTTTCGCGTTTTAAGCTTTAG